The nucleotide sequence CTCGCGCAGGAAGCGCTGCGCGAACGCTTGCCGCGCGCCCGTGTCGTTTCCGCAACCGCGACCCAGCAGCCGGTGGTCTCGCTCCATATCGATCGAAATGAATGATTCACGACAAGCCCCTCTCTCTTCTTTTGATGTGGTTTTCACCGCGGCGCAGTGAAATCGCAATCCGCGGTGGAGAATGGCGTGAATGGGTGTGCGGCGGCCGTGGCCGTTTCTCCGCGAATCGCAATTCGTTACACCGAGGATGGGCGGAGTCTATTGATCGGGCGCGTGATCGATTGTCGGGAAGCTAACAAATGCGGCAATCTTGTCGATTGCATCCGCTATTTTTGTATTGTGTGATGAATCGAACTGAAGGCCTTGTTGCACAAGGCTTTGGTGGATTTGAGCGATGCGAATCGGCGATTGCCGGCTCGGTGAGGTGGCGCACGGTGTGCGCCGGATTGGTGCGTTAAAATGCGGTTGCCGGATTATCTGAAGTCCGGTGCCATATTTTATTTTTTTATATCTGAATTGATTTTATTGAAAATAAATTAAATCTGAATGAAGTGTTGCGCGGCGTCGCTTCGAAATGCCGGATTGTGATCCGGATGAAACGCAGTCGGCGCTGGCGTGGGCGATCTGTTCCGACGGTGAACAACATCAACTGAATCGTGGGCGCGTGAAGCCGCCGCCGCGATCGGGCACGGCGGGCCGTCGACGTGCCGAGGTGAAAGGAGGAGGGCGCTTGCGCGCCGGACGCTCAGAAGTCGATCGCGTCGTCGGAATCGACTTCGGCGGCGGTGGCGAGCACCTCGCGCGTATCGCGCGGCGCCGATGCCGACGCGTCGAGCGCCGGATTGCGCAGCTTCTCGAGCACGCGTTCCGGCACCGGGATCCGCATCCGCGCGGCGACGTCGCCGCACTGGAACATGATCAGCTCGCCCGGCTCGAACGCGGTCCAGACTTCGTTGTCGGTGAGCGGCTGCGTCGCGATCACCGCGACGCGATCCTCGGGCGTCGTGTATTTCGCGAAGTCGATCGACAGGTCTTCGTCGACGAGGTGCGCGGTCGAGAACGGCCAGCGCCGCACGAGGTAGTGCAGCCGCGTCGAGCAATGCGCGAACAGCGCCTGGCCGTTCGACATCAGGAAGTTGAACACGCCGTGATCGGTGATGCCGCGCGTCAGCTCGCCGACGCGCTCGAACAGTTCGGGCAACGGCGGCTGCGCGCCGGGGAACGCTTCACGCAGCCCCTGCATCAGCACGCAGAACGCCTGTTCGCTGTCGGTCGTGCCGACCGGATGGTAGACGCTGCCGTCCATGTCCGGGGCGTAGTCCTGCAGGTCGCCGTTGTGCGCGAAGATCCAGTGCCGGCCCCACAGCTCGCGCATGAACGGATGGCTGTTCTCCAGCAGGATGTGGCCTTGCGTCGCCTTGCGGATGTGCGCGATCGTGTTCTTGGACTTGATCGGGTAGCGCTTCACCATTTCGGCGATCGGCGACGTGGCCGAGGCCTGGTGATCGATGAACAGGCGGCAGGCCTTATCTTCGAAGAACGCGATGCCCCAGCCGTCGGCATGGTGATCGGTGAGCCCGCCCCGGGCCGCGAAACCTGTGAAGGAGAATGTGACGTCCGTCGGCGCGGCGCAGTTCATTCCTAAGAGTTGGCACATTTTACTTGGGGCAGCAGGCTGAGGCGGGGGGTAACGAACCGGGCGAACCCCGGTACAATGCGGCTTCTAGCATATCACCGAGCCCTGAGCGGTAAAAAGCGGATTCCGCCGGCCGAAGGCCCCGTGTTGCGGTTTGCCGTCAGTCGGCCCGCGCACGCGCGTTCCGGCCCCGCCGATGGCCAGCCCGTTCCTCACGACGCCTCCTATGACTGCCTCGAACGCTTCCTCCCCGGCGACGCTCTCGCTCGCCCGTCCCGACGACTGGCACCTTCACCTGCGCGACGGCGACATGCTGGCCGCCGTGCTGCCGCACACCGCGCGCCAGTTCGGCCGCGCGATCGTCATGCCGAACC is from Burkholderia sp. HI2500 and encodes:
- a CDS encoding class II glutamine amidotransferase — protein: MCQLLGMNCAAPTDVTFSFTGFAARGGLTDHHADGWGIAFFEDKACRLFIDHQASATSPIAEMVKRYPIKSKNTIAHIRKATQGHILLENSHPFMRELWGRHWIFAHNGDLQDYAPDMDGSVYHPVGTTDSEQAFCVLMQGLREAFPGAQPPLPELFERVGELTRGITDHGVFNFLMSNGQALFAHCSTRLHYLVRRWPFSTAHLVDEDLSIDFAKYTTPEDRVAVIATQPLTDNEVWTAFEPGELIMFQCGDVAARMRIPVPERVLEKLRNPALDASASAPRDTREVLATAAEVDSDDAIDF